From Oscillospiraceae bacterium, a single genomic window includes:
- a CDS encoding flavin reductase produces the protein MKKEISISERPEKFTDQYLRACGNISWYDFVTAMPSLVFVVTGWKPNGKENACLQSWSSFIGGGVNDFICIMSRVSKNGHMYGSLKETGVCVLNFPSFDIYDRCIKTIGNNQYEADEITASGLTAEKASKVNAPRIKECFLNIECEFLWEHELIEGSCELTVALKAVNICMDSDRYDQDKLGRYGKTGFLFQVDQPTNPEIGEVTPIMAGTMEPSDPFSWNTK, from the coding sequence ATGAAAAAGGAAATCTCTATTTCAGAAAGACCCGAAAAATTCACTGATCAATATTTAAGGGCCTGCGGCAATATCTCATGGTATGATTTTGTGACAGCCATGCCTTCACTGGTGTTCGTTGTCACGGGCTGGAAACCGAACGGAAAGGAAAATGCCTGCCTGCAGTCCTGGTCGAGTTTTATCGGAGGTGGTGTGAATGATTTTATCTGTATCATGAGCAGGGTCTCAAAAAACGGGCATATGTACGGATCATTGAAAGAGACCGGCGTCTGTGTGTTGAATTTTCCTTCTTTCGATATCTATGATCGCTGTATCAAAACCATCGGGAACAATCAATATGAAGCAGACGAGATCACTGCTTCCGGTCTGACGGCGGAAAAGGCCTCAAAAGTAAACGCGCCGCGAATCAAAGAGTGTTTTTTAAATATCGAATGTGAATTTTTATGGGAACATGAGCTTATCGAGGGCAGCTGCGAACTGACGGTTGCGCTGAAAGCCGTCAACATCTGCATGGACAGTGATCGTTATGATCAAGATAAACTCGGCAGATACGGAAAGACCGGATTTTTGTTTCAGGTAGATCAGCCCACCAATCCGGAAATAGGTGAGGTCACTCCGATCATGGCCGGAACTATGGAGCCGAGTGATCCGTTTTCGTGGAATACAAAATAG
- a CDS encoding YlxM family DNA-binding protein: MQKNLEISLLLDFYGDLLTEKQREVTEMYYNDDMSLSEIAEIVGITRQGVRDAIKRSEQVMTEFEDKVGFCAKYLQMHEGLDTIIRISRSIAAQNRGYSYSKITDDGIREIISVSQKLLD, from the coding sequence GTGCAAAAGAATCTGGAGATCTCTTTGCTGCTGGATTTTTACGGCGATCTGTTAACCGAAAAACAGCGCGAAGTCACCGAGATGTATTATAACGACGATATGTCTCTTTCTGAAATCGCCGAAATTGTGGGGATCACCCGTCAGGGTGTTCGAGACGCGATCAAGCGTTCCGAACAAGTCATGACGGAGTTTGAAGATAAAGTCGGTTTCTGCGCAAAATATCTGCAGATGCACGAAGGGCTCGATACCATCATCCGTATCTCCCGCAGCATCGCTGCGCAAAACAGAGGATATTCCTATTCGAAAATCACCGACGACGGGATCAGGGAAATCATCTCGGTCTCGCAAAAACTTCTGGATTAG